Proteins encoded within one genomic window of Lysinibacillus louembei:
- a CDS encoding O-antigen ligase family protein, which translates to MKDVSVKIGKQEWLEIALAIAVLIAATIIPSKIALISTAVFFALFAFFKPFQSLVILIPYVIFRSFFIELNPGMKLIGDLITFVVLARLLLVNIKNFKAFFYFKKFEIAFFLFLILGAIIGYINGVSLGAIVFQVRTFLIMYLLYYVLSRSKLPANFFVKLAWITLFSGIILFVQGIVEKLSMRMLWMPEVWTQKVLSSTNFVRIYGLLNNPNSLALVMFFAICATVFLRFVYKDGQYKYVFFLSQVAFTGMLLLTLSRGAWIASITFVIFFMLLARNWKMLKNIVITTVLAIIVVYLPTNFGVQYLQSIGVENSVAPDDIGGGISNRFAETINEDNLALMNESGRVFYIKKGFEVLKDYPIAGAGFGTFGGSATLSYDSPIYEKYNIRSDIYGGKNFYSDNQYIQVIAETGAVGVLLFAGFLLLMVWMFWKERSAAFGQYMFALWFATGVCGFFYNIWELKVYTMFFFMIFAIFASNRHLYPMLELNEDEE; encoded by the coding sequence ATGAAAGATGTATCAGTGAAGATTGGGAAGCAGGAGTGGCTTGAAATAGCGTTGGCAATTGCCGTGTTAATTGCAGCGACGATTATCCCTTCCAAAATTGCATTAATTAGTACAGCAGTATTTTTTGCGTTATTTGCTTTCTTCAAGCCATTTCAAAGCTTAGTTATTTTAATCCCATATGTTATTTTTAGGTCATTCTTTATTGAATTGAACCCAGGAATGAAATTAATTGGAGATTTAATTACATTTGTTGTACTTGCTCGGTTGCTACTAGTGAATATTAAAAACTTCAAAGCATTTTTCTATTTTAAGAAGTTTGAAATAGCATTTTTCCTATTTTTAATTTTAGGTGCCATCATTGGCTATATTAATGGTGTTAGCTTAGGTGCTATCGTATTCCAAGTGCGCACATTTTTAATTATGTATTTACTGTATTATGTATTGAGCCGCAGTAAATTACCAGCCAACTTCTTTGTAAAATTAGCATGGATTACTTTGTTCTCAGGAATTATTCTATTTGTCCAAGGAATTGTGGAAAAGCTATCAATGCGTATGCTATGGATGCCTGAAGTATGGACACAAAAAGTATTGTCATCGACAAATTTTGTGCGTATTTATGGTTTATTAAATAATCCAAACTCGCTGGCATTAGTCATGTTCTTTGCGATTTGTGCGACTGTCTTTTTACGCTTTGTCTACAAGGATGGACAATATAAATATGTATTCTTCCTATCGCAGGTAGCATTTACGGGTATGTTATTACTGACATTATCGCGTGGTGCATGGATTGCTTCTATTACATTTGTTATATTCTTTATGTTACTGGCACGCAATTGGAAAATGCTGAAAAACATTGTCATCACAACTGTGTTAGCAATTATAGTTGTTTATTTACCGACAAACTTCGGTGTGCAATATTTACAAAGCATTGGTGTAGAGAATAGTGTTGCTCCCGATGATATCGGCGGTGGGATTAGCAACCGCTTTGCTGAAACAATTAATGAAGATAACTTAGCATTAATGAACGAAAGTGGTCGTGTGTTCTATATTAAAAAAGGCTTTGAAGTGTTGAAGGACTATCCAATTGCTGGAGCAGGCTTCGGTACGTTCGGTGGTTCCGCAACATTAAGCTATGATTCACCAATATATGAGAAATATAATATTCGTTCAGATATTTATGGTGGTAAAAACTTCTATTCAGATAATCAATACATTCAAGTCATTGCTGAAACAGGAGCAGTTGGTGTGCTATTATTTGCAGGCTTCCTATTGCTAATGGTTTGGATGTTCTGGAAGGAGCGTAGCGCGGCATTCGGACAGTATATGTTTGCGCTATGGTTTGCAACAGGTGTTTGTGGCTTCTTCTATAATATTTGGGAGCTGAAAGTGTACACGATGTTCTTCTTTATGATCTTTGCCATTTTCGCAAGCAACCGTCATTTATATCCAATGCTTGAGTTAAACGAGGACGAAGAATAA
- a CDS encoding transglutaminase family protein encodes MRGQLASDAKGSKPMKYQITHTNIFRYDSEVEQSLNTIRLKPRSGECQRVLSYDLNMSPQSMIKEYIDIWQNNVGSFYIAGPHKELIITATSTVSVQKAPYIYQINYSNEMRNIFTSQLFRNHYLPFLTTAELTTLTPAQVQEIMLAIDGKNDNPLELACHVMTYLHSVIRYDPAATIVSTTAKEAFELKAGVCQDYTHIMLGFLRQCGVPARYISGYLYVGEGDDLIGDTATHAWVEIMVPGIGWIGLDPTNNVEVLDNHVILSVGRDYRDVSPVEGVYQGGTHTLEVKVDVKKIEHL; translated from the coding sequence ATGAGAGGTCAACTAGCGAGCGATGCAAAAGGGAGCAAACCAATGAAATACCAGATTACACACACAAATATTTTTCGCTATGATAGTGAAGTCGAGCAATCGCTAAATACAATTCGTTTAAAGCCGAGATCTGGTGAATGTCAACGCGTTTTATCATACGATTTAAATATGTCACCACAATCGATGATAAAGGAATATATTGATATTTGGCAAAATAATGTTGGCAGCTTTTATATTGCTGGACCGCATAAGGAGCTTATTATTACAGCTACTTCTACAGTGAGTGTGCAAAAAGCGCCTTATATTTACCAAATTAACTATTCAAATGAAATGCGCAACATTTTTACTTCACAGCTTTTTAGAAATCACTATTTGCCTTTTTTAACAACAGCAGAGCTCACGACATTAACACCTGCACAAGTACAGGAAATTATGCTAGCGATTGATGGCAAAAATGACAATCCATTAGAGCTTGCCTGTCATGTTATGACCTATTTGCACAGCGTTATTCGCTATGATCCAGCAGCAACAATCGTGAGTACAACAGCAAAAGAGGCATTTGAGCTAAAGGCAGGTGTTTGTCAGGATTATACGCATATTATGCTAGGCTTTTTACGTCAATGTGGCGTTCCTGCACGCTATATTAGTGGCTATTTATATGTAGGAGAAGGGGACGATCTGATTGGTGATACAGCAACACATGCATGGGTAGAGATTATGGTGCCTGGCATTGGCTGGATTGGGTTAGATCCAACAAATAATGTAGAGGTCTTGGATAACCATGTCATTCTTTCAGTTGGTCGTGATTACCGTGATGTCAGCCCTGTTGAAGGTGTTTATCAAGGCGGTACACATACGCTTGAAGTAAAGGTAGACGTTAAAAAAATAGAGCATTTATAA
- a CDS encoding S-layer homology domain-containing protein gives MIKKITTFVITIILMLTVVMPSSSYANDIQGHQMVNELTHWANLGVILPDSKGNYQPNRAVTRGEFAAYITRAFNLPASDKYQFSDLKVGDPLTFEIQAAAGSGILGGYPDGTFRPNEKITRQHMAAMLYKALRYLNVPAQSAPLTFADNKKISKQFHEAVSTSVYYNIIRGSHEKKGVFFNPQGSATIAHAAAFLYRTNVVAQQYAQQEPENNTPQPTPPPVETNNNYYVGTVSGITVTKQPTVYTTYEQAEAAYQSTNGVNVLFQGNKIIKMNSGIASAADVAANTVTIYGNQDFTNALTYVVEGSELKYYGSNNKYAIVQAGDTKGYAKMNEITLTPTSLIKGRDYYYVANGMLSHKLYNHITQAFIGEYVMGEAPSFMAAGVHYYGTDGVHFYNANNQLVGKHYQYFQFASLRQPTNYTAEELDYMIQKILEERRPIASRYANILTESRLLGLGQFLKTVEQEHHVNALFILATAIHESDYGISTNALQKNNIFGIRVFDANEAAGSTYASANDSILAFINQYVNKNYAPQAGGYAKGAVPGNKTTGMNVHYASDPYWGSKIAGHMYRLDNRFGRKDFKQGRLAMVLNNGESVNARMEPSTSSPIAFIYKAKTTGETGLFGYPVAIVEETMGSDGYIWYKVYSDNNPPADFAWIRSDLVKPLQ, from the coding sequence ATGATCAAAAAAATAACAACCTTTGTCATCACCATAATTTTAATGCTTACGGTGGTCATGCCATCTTCATCTTATGCGAACGATATTCAAGGACATCAGATGGTAAATGAGCTGACACATTGGGCAAATTTAGGTGTCATTCTGCCTGATAGTAAAGGTAACTATCAGCCTAATCGCGCTGTAACACGCGGCGAATTTGCTGCCTATATTACACGTGCTTTTAACTTACCTGCATCGGACAAGTATCAATTTTCAGATTTAAAAGTCGGTGATCCTTTAACATTTGAAATTCAAGCAGCTGCGGGCTCAGGTATTTTAGGGGGCTATCCTGACGGAACATTCCGACCGAATGAAAAAATTACGCGCCAGCATATGGCGGCCATGCTTTATAAAGCTTTACGTTATTTAAATGTTCCAGCACAATCTGCGCCATTAACATTTGCGGATAATAAAAAGATTAGTAAACAATTCCATGAAGCTGTCTCTACGTCTGTTTATTACAATATTATTCGTGGCTCTCATGAGAAAAAAGGCGTGTTCTTTAACCCACAAGGCTCTGCAACAATCGCACATGCTGCAGCATTTTTATATCGTACAAACGTTGTCGCACAGCAATATGCGCAACAAGAGCCAGAAAACAATACACCACAGCCTACGCCACCACCTGTGGAAACGAACAACAACTATTATGTAGGTACAGTTTCTGGTATAACGGTAACAAAGCAGCCAACTGTTTATACTACATATGAACAAGCAGAAGCCGCTTACCAATCAACGAACGGTGTTAATGTACTGTTCCAAGGTAATAAAATCATTAAAATGAACTCAGGTATCGCCTCAGCTGCTGATGTTGCAGCAAATACAGTAACGATTTATGGCAATCAGGATTTCACTAATGCCTTAACATATGTTGTTGAAGGCTCTGAGCTAAAATATTACGGTAGCAACAATAAGTATGCGATTGTACAAGCTGGTGATACAAAAGGCTATGCAAAAATGAATGAAATTACGCTAACACCTACTTCCCTTATTAAAGGGCGCGACTATTACTATGTTGCAAACGGCATGCTTTCTCATAAGCTCTATAACCATATTACACAAGCCTTCATTGGCGAATATGTAATGGGCGAGGCGCCAAGCTTTATGGCAGCAGGCGTTCATTATTATGGAACAGATGGTGTACATTTCTACAATGCGAATAATCAGCTTGTAGGCAAGCATTATCAATATTTCCAATTTGCCTCATTACGCCAACCGACAAATTATACAGCAGAAGAGCTTGATTATATGATTCAAAAAATTCTTGAGGAACGTCGCCCAATAGCATCACGCTATGCTAATATTTTAACGGAATCTCGTTTACTCGGATTAGGTCAATTTTTAAAAACAGTAGAACAAGAGCATCATGTCAATGCATTGTTTATTTTAGCAACAGCTATCCATGAAAGTGATTATGGTATAAGTACCAATGCGCTTCAAAAAAATAATATTTTCGGCATCCGCGTTTTCGATGCTAATGAAGCTGCTGGTTCAACTTATGCATCTGCAAATGACAGCATTCTTGCTTTCATTAATCAATATGTCAATAAAAACTATGCACCTCAAGCAGGTGGCTATGCAAAAGGCGCTGTACCTGGCAATAAAACGACAGGGATGAACGTCCATTACGCATCAGATCCATACTGGGGTAGCAAAATTGCAGGCCATATGTATCGTCTAGACAACCGCTTCGGTCGCAAAGACTTTAAGCAAGGTCGCCTAGCTATGGTGCTAAATAATGGCGAGTCAGTAAACGCACGTATGGAACCGTCCACTTCCTCACCAATCGCTTTCATCTACAAAGCGAAAACAACAGGTGAAACAGGCTTATTCGGTTACCCTGTAGCAATTGTAGAAGAAACAATGGGTAGCGATGGCTACATCTGGTACAAAGTGTACTCAGACAACAACCCACCCGCTGACTTTGCTTGGATTCGCTCAGACTTAGTAAAGCCATTACAATAA
- a CDS encoding S-layer homology domain-containing protein, whose amino-acid sequence MKRIYLGLLSAMLMFSIVLGGATSGYAFQTTNDSYPVSQGVKYSNYTYTQSKVNHLQVDLSNPYTKLTVGLPSPINSVMTTTDQANRNSKEGNRVVGAINSNFFNMGDGYPLYLLSQNNAIITPSVISSSSSNYVNQPIAFGITADGNGEIAYYNSNIVVNYKGENIKVSGLNVNRGTDQAVVYTPQHHSSQTPNGSKGMEFIVETGNTIGATRFGQTMTGKVTAIRGYGDEKKAKIPRNGFVLSFNGSKWGDKFRDIKVGDDISVSFTIDDRWMDAQFMMASGPLLVMDGKVNLTMDANSSRAKEIAPRTAVAISKDKKTVHLITVDGRQGSSKGMTLTQFANYLVQLGVDRAINLDGGGSTAMGIRKYGSNTVVLANAPSGGSQRRVSGILQAVSTGTTGTAATMKVTRDQVGSLLVGASVKLTPEYVLDEHYNPLPVNASNFTVTAQNGHVSVNGLSFTGVSAGSERVTVTNGGATQTMTFNVLDAPTSLKISAPATTIDPGASLQLKATATGQNNENLIYSPSQIEWSVDSAYGTISPTGLFQSNGKLGKVTINAKLGTKTVTQEIDVKQSFNQQVFAISNFEKSGEWRVETALTTAKATLENAKTIGKQGSYSMKLTYDMTGNQEGTAAAYLRLNSLIQLPAEPIKLGVWVYGDGNGTWLRGQIRDIAGGKHTIDFTEENGQTWTGWKYVEASIPKDVPKPISLESIYIAQPTVAKQKAGTLYFDKLQAIYSSNYEEAPFTDISVKHNYKKEIQYLVENGLINGYGDGSFKPEQALTRAHAAVLLTRALGLDTKSVSNPGFKDVATSHPYYKEIAAIVNAGIMNGTGQTTFDPNAKLTRAQMAKILVVAYNLKGTTATKFKDVNPQHWSYDYVHTLASNKITTGYEDNTFKPGVEVSRVHFSLFLYRTITK is encoded by the coding sequence ATGAAACGCATATATTTAGGGCTACTAAGTGCAATGTTGATGTTTTCAATTGTATTAGGGGGAGCAACGAGCGGATACGCATTCCAAACGACAAATGATTCTTATCCTGTGTCACAAGGAGTGAAATATTCGAATTATACATATACGCAGTCAAAAGTAAATCATTTGCAAGTTGATTTATCAAATCCGTATACAAAATTAACGGTCGGTTTACCATCACCGATTAACTCGGTAATGACGACAACAGATCAAGCAAATCGTAATTCTAAGGAAGGAAATCGCGTAGTTGGTGCGATTAACTCAAACTTCTTCAATATGGGGGACGGGTACCCTCTTTATTTATTATCGCAAAATAATGCGATTATTACACCGAGTGTTATTTCTTCATCAAGCTCAAATTATGTAAATCAGCCAATTGCATTCGGTATTACAGCAGATGGCAATGGTGAAATCGCTTATTACAATAGCAATATCGTTGTAAACTATAAAGGTGAAAATATTAAAGTAAGCGGCTTAAACGTTAATCGTGGTACAGATCAAGCGGTCGTTTATACACCACAGCATCATAGCTCACAAACGCCAAATGGTAGTAAAGGTATGGAGTTTATCGTGGAAACAGGCAATACAATTGGTGCTACTCGCTTTGGTCAAACAATGACAGGAAAAGTAACTGCAATTCGTGGCTATGGCGATGAAAAGAAGGCAAAAATTCCACGTAACGGCTTCGTTTTATCATTTAACGGTTCAAAATGGGGCGATAAATTCCGAGACATTAAAGTGGGCGATGATATTTCTGTATCCTTCACGATTGATGATCGTTGGATGGATGCCCAATTTATGATGGCAAGTGGTCCATTACTTGTCATGGATGGCAAAGTCAATTTAACGATGGATGCGAATAGCTCGCGTGCAAAAGAAATAGCACCACGTACAGCGGTCGCGATTAGTAAAGATAAAAAGACCGTTCATTTAATTACAGTAGATGGGCGCCAAGGCTCTAGTAAAGGGATGACGCTAACGCAGTTTGCCAATTATTTAGTACAGCTAGGGGTGGACCGTGCCATTAATCTTGATGGTGGTGGTTCGACAGCGATGGGTATTCGTAAATATGGTAGCAACACAGTTGTATTAGCAAACGCTCCATCTGGCGGCTCACAGCGTCGCGTATCAGGCATTTTACAGGCAGTTAGCACTGGCACAACTGGTACTGCTGCAACGATGAAGGTAACACGTGACCAAGTAGGCTCTTTATTAGTAGGGGCAAGCGTTAAGCTAACACCTGAATATGTGTTAGATGAGCACTACAATCCACTACCAGTGAATGCAAGCAATTTTACGGTGACAGCACAAAATGGTCATGTTTCAGTAAATGGTCTTAGCTTTACAGGTGTGAGTGCAGGCAGTGAGCGTGTAACAGTAACAAATGGTGGCGCAACACAAACAATGACATTTAATGTTTTAGATGCACCAACAAGCTTAAAAATCTCTGCGCCTGCAACAACGATTGATCCTGGCGCATCCTTGCAATTAAAAGCGACAGCAACAGGACAAAACAATGAGAATTTAATTTATTCTCCATCGCAAATCGAGTGGTCTGTTGATAGTGCATATGGCACAATTTCACCAACAGGCTTATTCCAATCGAATGGTAAGCTTGGCAAAGTAACGATTAATGCGAAGCTTGGCACAAAAACAGTGACGCAAGAAATTGATGTAAAACAATCATTTAACCAACAAGTATTTGCGATTTCAAACTTTGAGAAGTCTGGTGAATGGCGTGTAGAAACAGCGTTAACAACAGCGAAGGCGACTTTAGAAAACGCAAAAACAATCGGTAAGCAAGGCAGCTATTCAATGAAATTAACGTACGATATGACTGGTAACCAAGAAGGAACAGCAGCAGCTTATTTACGTTTAAATTCATTAATTCAATTACCAGCAGAGCCAATCAAGCTTGGTGTCTGGGTATATGGTGATGGCAATGGCACATGGCTACGCGGTCAAATTCGTGACATCGCAGGTGGTAAGCATACGATTGACTTCACAGAGGAAAATGGCCAAACATGGACAGGCTGGAAATACGTTGAGGCAAGCATCCCGAAAGATGTACCGAAGCCAATTTCATTAGAATCGATTTATATTGCACAGCCAACTGTAGCGAAGCAAAAAGCAGGTACATTATACTTTGATAAGCTACAAGCGATTTATTCATCAAACTATGAAGAAGCACCGTTCACAGATATTAGTGTGAAGCATAACTATAAAAAAGAGATTCAATATTTAGTGGAAAACGGCTTAATTAACGGCTATGGTGATGGCTCATTTAAGCCAGAGCAAGCATTAACACGTGCACATGCTGCTGTGTTATTGACACGTGCATTAGGCTTAGATACGAAGTCGGTATCAAATCCCGGCTTTAAAGATGTAGCGACAAGCCACCCTTACTATAAGGAAATTGCAGCAATTGTCAATGCCGGTATAATGAATGGAACGGGTCAAACTACATTCGATCCAAATGCCAAGCTAACACGTGCGCAAATGGCTAAAATTTTAGTTGTTGCTTATAATTTAAAAGGGACAACAGCAACAAAATTCAAAGATGTAAATCCTCAGCATTGGTCTTATGACTATGTGCATACATTGGCATCGAATAAGATTACAACAGGCTATGAGGATAATACATTTAAGCCAGGCGTGGAAGTGTCACGCGTTCATTTTAGCTTGTTCCTATATCGAACAATAACAAAATAA
- a CDS encoding circularly permuted type 2 ATP-grasp protein produces MVKLYDSSMFYDEMLEGSKPKVHYQTFYEQLQAFSMQQLQDKHQAAQSSFLRKGITFTVYGAEGGTERTMPFDFVPIIIPEETWKMIERGMKQRVKALNLFLHDVYHEQKIVRAGIVPKALIDNNPYYYKQVIGTTVPLQNHIFLAGIDLIRDEHGNYCVLEDNLRNPSGMSYVYQNRYVMRNIYPEFFGDYSIEQLEGQLVYMRKALLAHRPANLPIDQEVHAVLLTAGIYNSAYYDHVFLAKSLNIPLVEGRDLVVKDDTVYLKTILGLKRVDIIYRRIDDDFLDPVHFREDSMLGVANLLDAYKKGNVAILNAVGNGVADDKAMYQYVPEMIRFYLQEEPIINNVHTYLLEEEETRAWVLERLDELVVKNVGASGGYDMLIGPHATEEERQVFREKILEAPHQYIAQPTIKLSRVPAFQEGRFYPCHVDLRVFVMSGDETYVLPGGLSRVALKEGSLVVNSSQGGGGKDTWIVKGGNAHA; encoded by the coding sequence ATGGTGAAATTATATGATTCTAGTATGTTTTACGATGAGATGCTAGAGGGAAGTAAGCCAAAAGTGCACTATCAAACATTTTATGAGCAATTGCAAGCGTTTTCTATGCAACAGCTTCAAGATAAGCATCAAGCTGCACAGTCTAGCTTTTTAAGAAAAGGAATCACCTTTACGGTTTATGGAGCAGAAGGAGGTACAGAGCGCACGATGCCCTTTGATTTTGTACCAATTATCATACCTGAGGAAACATGGAAGATGATTGAAAGAGGCATGAAGCAACGGGTGAAGGCACTGAATCTTTTTTTGCATGATGTTTATCATGAGCAGAAAATTGTGAGGGCAGGTATTGTGCCGAAAGCATTAATTGATAATAATCCATATTACTATAAACAAGTAATCGGTACGACAGTGCCATTACAAAATCATATTTTTCTGGCAGGCATTGATTTAATTCGTGATGAGCATGGCAATTATTGCGTGTTGGAAGATAATTTACGCAACCCTTCTGGCATGAGCTATGTTTACCAAAATCGCTATGTGATGCGCAATATTTATCCTGAATTTTTTGGTGATTACTCAATTGAGCAGCTAGAGGGGCAGCTCGTTTATATGCGAAAGGCTTTGTTAGCACATCGCCCGGCAAATTTGCCTATCGATCAAGAGGTGCATGCAGTGCTCTTGACAGCAGGTATTTATAATTCTGCTTATTATGACCATGTCTTTTTAGCGAAAAGCTTAAATATTCCGCTTGTTGAGGGACGTGACCTTGTTGTTAAAGATGATACCGTCTATTTAAAAACGATTTTGGGCTTAAAACGTGTAGATATTATTTATCGTCGTATCGATGATGATTTCTTGGACCCTGTGCATTTTAGAGAGGATTCAATGCTTGGTGTTGCGAATCTTTTAGATGCTTATAAAAAAGGCAATGTCGCCATTTTAAATGCTGTAGGCAATGGTGTGGCAGATGATAAGGCGATGTATCAATACGTGCCAGAGATGATTCGCTTTTATTTACAGGAGGAGCCAATCATTAATAATGTGCATACGTATTTATTAGAGGAGGAAGAGACAAGAGCGTGGGTACTAGAGCGTTTGGATGAGCTCGTAGTAAAAAATGTAGGAGCATCTGGTGGCTACGATATGCTAATTGGACCGCATGCTACAGAGGAGGAACGCCAGGTTTTCCGTGAAAAAATTCTCGAAGCACCGCATCAATATATTGCACAACCAACGATTAAGCTATCACGTGTACCAGCATTTCAAGAAGGCCGCTTTTATCCATGTCATGTTGATTTACGTGTTTTTGTGATGAGCGGTGATGAAACATATGTATTACCTGGCGGCTTATCACGTGTTGCCTTGAAGGAGGGCTCATTAGTTGTCAATTCCTCGCAAGGCGGCGGTGGTAAGGACACATGGATTGTAAAAGGAGGGAATGCACATGCTTAG
- a CDS encoding alpha-E domain-containing protein, translating into MLSRVADSLYWIGRYAERTQTNAHILFSQLEQMLELSHKDAAYEKEWRAVLTICGYIEEYETHYKVGVLEEMVRYLVYDANNLNSLMSTVNSIRTNARHTRDRIPNELWEEWNSLYLDIQDGAYSNEISVLNTTDFLTHIRKTALTSTGAIDSLMTRDVGYQFLKIGKWLERSEKTALILHRLLEIADHLEVDRALRLSLRYTNTVDEYAYRSSVLTIDSILHFLISDAKCSRSVAYGLHKIKHTVYDIEQGLTNHNVENMYRTLDELIALTNVDATTLTIEEKKQWVNNIRQSCTNFGPIMAQAYYLTPPILVV; encoded by the coding sequence ATGCTTAGTCGTGTAGCAGATTCATTATATTGGATTGGGCGCTACGCAGAGCGTACGCAAACAAATGCGCATATTTTATTTTCACAACTGGAGCAAATGCTTGAGCTCAGTCATAAAGATGCAGCATATGAAAAAGAGTGGCGAGCCGTATTAACGATTTGTGGATATATTGAGGAATATGAGACACATTATAAGGTCGGTGTATTGGAGGAAATGGTGCGTTATTTAGTATATGATGCTAACAACTTAAACTCGCTTATGTCAACGGTTAACAGTATACGGACAAATGCACGGCATACGCGTGATCGCATTCCGAACGAGCTATGGGAGGAATGGAATAGCCTATATTTAGATATTCAAGATGGCGCATATTCAAATGAAATTTCTGTATTAAATACAACAGATTTTTTAACACATATTCGCAAAACTGCGTTAACGTCAACAGGAGCGATTGATTCCTTAATGACGCGAGATGTCGGCTATCAATTTTTGAAAATCGGTAAATGGCTAGAGCGCTCAGAAAAAACAGCGCTAATTTTACATCGTTTATTAGAAATTGCGGATCATTTAGAGGTGGACCGTGCTCTACGTCTAAGCCTTCGTTATACGAATACAGTAGATGAATATGCATATCGTTCGAGTGTTTTAACGATAGATAGCATTCTGCATTTTTTAATTAGCGATGCGAAATGCTCACGCTCTGTTGCATATGGACTACATAAAATTAAACATACAGTGTATGATATAGAGCAAGGATTAACAAATCACAATGTAGAAAATATGTATCGTACGTTAGACGAGCTAATTGCTTTAACAAATGTAGATGCGACAACGCTCACAATTGAAGAGAAGAAGCAGTGGGTAAACAATATTCGCCAAAGCTGTACGAACTTTGGTCCAATCATGGCACAGGCTTATTATTTAACACCACCTATTTTAGTTGTTTAA